One part of the Paenibacillus silvisoli genome encodes these proteins:
- a CDS encoding sensor histidine kinase, whose product MLPKFTTSLKNRAYFFLILSSIIPLTLIGYISYVSMISLLNTNIDDGIRSNLKQFQISVDHVFSNLEDSALQLAMYNGRVADDIETFIDTNDILTKYEKKKAVIESISLINAAKPDLGLIFFYHANKNQVMFENQSVEDGFSLDLLPKLADGINATFYGPHMTVRTAKDMSVFSIARKVNLIEGEDLYVYIETGIKLFEDLLKSQQYKLEASSILLNSEGQVVYSQRPDDFAIGERIDVSLLNGTSKTDAIKHGYYVFSQKGEQGWYIITAVDKISYSADVKQWIGKFALFAALSIVISLFLGLSIWRVVSRPLRTINREIILLGHNKFNSKVTMTGIVEFDKLLEQFNDMKLKIQDLFKELEEKERKKRVVEVEKIMHQINPHFLHNTLNTVQWLARMNGQDEIDRLVALFTRVLHYNLGKEGGIVSLSEEIEALQNYVDLQRIRYAYHFDVQIEWDAALGDVSVPRFIMQPIVENAIYHGLKDESGSIQIKAFEENNRLLITVKDSGDGMTDADIARMLEPQSEEHKKVGMGIGLSYVKYMLEVNYGQEAEMEIKGVKNEGTVFKLRLPIHRRTHREDLP is encoded by the coding sequence TTGCTGCCGAAATTTACGACGTCGCTAAAGAACAGAGCCTACTTCTTCTTAATTTTAAGCTCGATTATCCCGCTCACGCTCATCGGTTATATCTCGTACGTCTCGATGATTTCGCTGCTGAATACGAACATCGACGACGGCATCCGGAGCAATCTGAAGCAATTTCAAATCAGTGTCGATCATGTGTTCAGCAATCTGGAAGATTCGGCGCTGCAGCTCGCGATGTACAACGGGCGGGTTGCGGACGATATCGAAACGTTCATCGATACGAACGATATTTTAACCAAATACGAGAAGAAGAAAGCGGTCATCGAAAGCATCTCGCTGATCAATGCGGCCAAGCCGGATCTCGGGCTGATCTTCTTCTATCATGCCAACAAGAATCAGGTCATGTTCGAGAACCAGAGCGTCGAAGACGGCTTTAGCCTTGATCTACTGCCCAAGCTGGCAGATGGCATCAATGCGACCTTCTACGGTCCGCATATGACGGTGCGCACCGCCAAGGACATGTCGGTGTTCTCGATCGCGAGGAAGGTCAACCTGATCGAAGGAGAAGATCTTTACGTTTACATCGAGACGGGCATCAAGCTGTTCGAGGATTTGCTGAAATCGCAGCAGTATAAGCTGGAGGCGTCCTCCATTTTGCTGAACAGCGAAGGACAGGTCGTGTACAGCCAGCGTCCGGACGATTTTGCCATCGGCGAACGGATCGACGTCAGTCTGCTCAATGGTACAAGCAAGACGGACGCGATCAAGCACGGCTACTACGTCTTCTCGCAGAAGGGCGAACAGGGCTGGTATATTATAACCGCGGTCGATAAAATTTCGTACAGCGCGGACGTCAAGCAGTGGATCGGCAAATTCGCGCTGTTCGCGGCGCTGTCCATCGTGATCAGCTTGTTTCTCGGCCTCTCGATCTGGCGGGTCGTATCGCGGCCGCTGCGTACCATTAACCGGGAAATTATTTTACTCGGGCATAACAAGTTCAATTCCAAGGTAACGATGACCGGCATCGTCGAGTTCGACAAGCTGCTCGAGCAGTTTAACGATATGAAGCTCAAGATCCAGGATCTCTTCAAGGAGCTGGAGGAGAAGGAACGGAAGAAGCGGGTCGTGGAAGTGGAAAAGATCATGCACCAAATTAACCCGCACTTTCTGCACAATACGCTCAATACGGTGCAATGGCTGGCCAGGATGAACGGGCAGGACGAAATCGACCGGCTGGTCGCCTTGTTTACCCGCGTCCTTCACTATAATTTGGGCAAAGAAGGCGGCATCGTCTCCTTGAGCGAGGAGATCGAGGCGCTTCAAAATTACGTCGATTTGCAGCGTATCCGGTACGCGTATCATTTTGACGTACAAATCGAATGGGATGCCGCGCTCGGCGACGTCAGCGTACCGCGTTTTATTATGCAGCCGATCGTGGAGAACGCCATCTATCACGGCTTGAAGGACGAAAGCGGCTCGATTCAAATTAAGGCTTTCGAGGAAAACAACCGGCTGCTCATCACCGTGAAGGACAGCGGGGACGGCATGACCGACGCGGACATCGCGCGAATGCTCGAGCCTCAGTCGGAGGAGCACAAGAAGGTCGGCATGGGCATCGGGTTAAGCTACGTCAAATATATGCTGGAAGTCAACTACGGCCAGGAAGCCGAGATGGAAATCAAGGGCGTCAAAAACGAAGGAACGGTGTTCAAGCTCCGGCTTCCGATCCATCGAAGAACGCATAGGGAGGACTTGCCATGA
- a CDS encoding response regulator transcription factor, translated as MIRTLIVDDEIYVRKGLISVLPWEKFSFKIVGEASSGDKALEFLKDNGVDVMFMDLTMPGMSGFELMKETRNSFPDLKVVVLTCHQDFDFIQETMRLGAIDYIVKTQLEKEKLEDVLERIASRLRRESKERSGADYVPIYRNEQGKRYSEEVVTCINNAVKFINENLFNGINQEEVAKAVNMSRGYFSLCFKDIVGTPFSEYLKNLKIQSAESLLRKTSKPVYLIADQLGFQDEKYFSKLFREHSGMTPTEFRERQR; from the coding sequence ATGATCCGCACGTTAATCGTAGATGATGAAATTTATGTGAGAAAAGGGTTAATTTCCGTTCTGCCGTGGGAGAAATTCAGCTTCAAAATCGTCGGCGAAGCCAGCAGCGGCGACAAGGCGCTGGAGTTTCTGAAGGATAACGGCGTCGACGTCATGTTCATGGATCTGACGATGCCGGGCATGTCGGGGTTCGAGCTGATGAAGGAAACGCGCAACAGCTTTCCCGATCTGAAGGTCGTCGTGCTGACCTGCCATCAGGATTTCGACTTCATTCAGGAGACGATGCGCCTCGGCGCGATCGATTATATCGTGAAGACGCAGCTGGAGAAAGAGAAGCTCGAGGACGTGCTCGAACGCATCGCGAGCCGTTTGCGGCGCGAGAGCAAGGAACGGAGCGGGGCCGATTACGTGCCGATCTACCGGAACGAGCAGGGCAAGCGCTACTCGGAGGAGGTCGTGACCTGCATCAACAACGCGGTGAAGTTTATAAACGAGAATCTATTTAACGGCATCAATCAAGAGGAAGTCGCGAAGGCGGTCAACATGAGCCGGGGCTATTTCAGCCTGTGCTTCAAGGATATCGTCGGCACGCCGTTCAGCGAATATTTGAAAAACCTGAAGATCCAGTCCGCCGAATCGCTGCTGCGCAAAACAAGCAAGCCGGTCTATTTGATCGCCGACCAGCTCGGGTTTCAGGACGAGAAGTACTTCAGCAAGCTGTTCCGCGAGCACAGCGGCATGACGCCGACGGAGTTCCGGGAACGGCAGCGGTAG